CGCTATCAGCCTGACGATCGACACGTTGCTGGAGGGGAAAAAAGCCACGAGTCGGACTTGAACCGACGACCTATTCATTACGAGTGAATTGCTCTACCAACTGAGCTATCGTGGCCTGGTAAAACCGCGCTAAATATAAGGCACGACCCGCCCGATCGCAACCCGTTTTTAGGCCTCGACGGATTCCATGGACCGCGAGATATGCCCCCGCGTTCCCGCGATATCGAAACACTCCCGCTGGTTGGTCTGCATGAGCCGAAGCGCCACGTCCATCGCCTGTTTTTCGGTGAGGAGGCCGTCGTTCACTTCGCCTTCCAGGGCGCGGCCGAGCCACCTCCGCGCCTGCACCGCGTAGGCATAGGCGCTGGTGGGCCAGCCGGTGTCCCCGCCGAAGGCGAAGAGCTTATTGATCGGCACGGCGTGGATGAAGCGACGAACGAAATCGCAGGAACTGAAAGGGTCGATGGACCAGGCCCAGCAGAGGTCCACCCAGACGTTTGGATAGTGCTTGGCGAGAGCAATCAGCTCGTGGCTGTAGGGGTAGGCGATGTGCATCAGCACGAACCGGGCATCGAGGTAACGAGCCAGCAGTCCGCACAGGTTCCCGCTCTTGATCCGGTCCACCGGCATCCGGCTGTGGCCCGCGTAGTAACCGGTGTGGATCTTGAACGGCAGGTTGTGTTCGATGGATAGTTCCACGCCCCGCGCCCAGCCCCAGTCACCCAGGCACAGCGACGCTTCCTCCGGCGCGCCATCGGGGTTACTCAGGACGATATCCAGGGCCCTTGCCGCTTCTTCGTCGCTGCGTTCCTCCCACCGGAGCGTCCTGGAGTAGGCGTGCTGCGCCTTGACCGCGATGGCGTGGGGACCGTATTTCGCGAAGATGGCGGCCATGGCATCACGCAGGCTGCCGAGGCTGTTTACGGTAATCCCCGTCTCCTCCGCGATGTTCTCCACCGGCACCTCGCCGTTGCAGAATCCCACCCAGGAAATATCGTAGAGAAAGAACCCCGGACCCGAGGCATCCGGTTCGCAAGCCCAGACGAAGTTGTCGATCTGCACGTGATCCAGACCCGCGCGGTCCCGCAACAGCGCCAGTCGCTGGCCGGGACCCCGCAGTCTGTCGTTCTCTGCCTGCGCCGCCGTCAGGCCGTCGGCGGTAATCTCGGCCATGCCATACACGTCTTCCGCCAGAATGCGCACTGCTTCACCGTATCCCGTATGCTTCACGGCCTCCCACGCCGGGCGGACCGGCTCGAAGCGCGCCGCCACGTCGCCCTTTGCGGGATCCAGCAAGGCGTTGACATCCTCCTGCGAAGCGCCGGCGACTACGAGGTCCGCCGGTACGTAGTTCTCGAAGAGGTCCTGCAGCACGTCCGGCCCGTTGGCTACCCAGTCTTCTTCGAACCTGAGATGCTCATGGGTGTCGATAAGCGGCGTTTCCTGGATGTACCGGGACAGATCGGACATGAAGACCCTCCTGCGGATGTGCGCGGGGAAGCGGGGAAACATGAGAGACGGACTATAGACCGGGAATACCCCCGGGGTGAGTCGAACACCCGACCAACGGTTTAGGAAACCGTTGCTCTATCCACTGAGCTACGGGGGCAGAAGTGAAGTTCCGGTCCGGCTTGGTCCGTGCTCAACATATGTACCTGCCTGCCGGATTGTCAACGCCTTAATGCGGACATCCGGGCAGTGAATGATCTTGTCATCTCCTGTACACCGGCATATATTCTGACCGCCAATTCGGCAATGCATCGAGCGGTAGAAATCCTGTACGGTGCTAGCGAGGATTCGAGGATGCAAGGACTGGTTAAATACGACCATGGACCGGTCAACATGGAAGTCCGTGACATGCCGGTTCCGGAGCCTGGTTCCGGGGAGGTCCGCGTGGAGATCCGGGCCGCGGGCATCTGCGGTACGGACATCCACATCTACAAGGACGAGTATCCCTACAACCCGCCGGTGATCATGGGCCACGAGTTCTCCGGCATCGTGGACGAGGTGGCCGGCACGGACGAATACCGGCCGGGCGACGCGGTGACCGGCATTCCGACCACCGTCGTCTGCGGCGTGTGCCGGTACTGCGTGGCAGGCCAGCACAGTCTCTGCGACCGCCGCCTGTCCATCGGCAGCGGGGTGCACGGCGTGTTCACGAAGTACGTGGTCATGCCCACCTGGGCCTTGCGGAGGATTCCGGAACACCTGGACCTCACCATCGGCGCGTTGAGCGAACCTCTATGCTGCTGCGTCAAGGCCGTCTCCATACGCACTTCCGTTACCGCCGGCGACGTGGCGGTGGTGACCGGCCCCGGCCCCATCGGCATGCTGACCACGCAGGTGGCGAAGGCGGAAGGCGCCTACGTCATCCTGAC
The window above is part of the Gemmatimonadota bacterium genome. Proteins encoded here:
- a CDS encoding amidohydrolase family protein — translated: MSDLSRYIQETPLIDTHEHLRFEEDWVANGPDVLQDLFENYVPADLVVAGASQEDVNALLDPAKGDVAARFEPVRPAWEAVKHTGYGEAVRILAEDVYGMAEITADGLTAAQAENDRLRGPGQRLALLRDRAGLDHVQIDNFVWACEPDASGPGFFLYDISWVGFCNGEVPVENIAEETGITVNSLGSLRDAMAAIFAKYGPHAIAVKAQHAYSRTLRWEERSDEEAARALDIVLSNPDGAPEEASLCLGDWGWARGVELSIEHNLPFKIHTGYYAGHSRMPVDRIKSGNLCGLLARYLDARFVLMHIAYPYSHELIALAKHYPNVWVDLCWAWSIDPFSSCDFVRRFIHAVPINKLFAFGGDTGWPTSAYAYAVQARRWLGRALEGEVNDGLLTEKQAMDVALRLMQTNQRECFDIAGTRGHISRSMESVEA
- a CDS encoding alcohol dehydrogenase catalytic domain-containing protein, with translation MHRAVEILYGASEDSRMQGLVKYDHGPVNMEVRDMPVPEPGSGEVRVEIRAAGICGTDIHIYKDEYPYNPPVIMGHEFSGIVDEVAGTDEYRPGDAVTGIPTTVVCGVCRYCVAGQHSLCDRRLSIGSGVHGVFTKYVVMPTWALRRIPEHLDLTIGALSEPLCCCVKAVSIRTSVTAGDVAVVTGPGPIGMLTTQVAKAEGAYVILTGTSADEDRLELGARWADETVNIEEVDLLDLVRDRTQGYGADVVYECSGSAAATRSAIELVRKQGTIMQIGLHGGPFEVDFFPAELKEIDIRTSFAGSLDAWDRTMVMLDQRRIELEPIVSDVVPLTEWENAFHRLLNREGMKILFEPVD